From Kangiella sp. TOML190, one genomic window encodes:
- the rlmN gene encoding 23S rRNA (adenine(2503)-C(2))-methyltransferase RlmN translates to MSNQAVSEKTNLLNLTRGGMVEFFKELGEKPFRATQVLKWIHQFGVEDFDQMTNISKACRAKLKQVAEIKGPEVLDVQESADGTVKWALHIPGGQAIETVFIPERHRGTLCVSSQVGCALECSFCSTGYQGFNRNLSTAEIIGQVWLAARYLNGKHKSDDRAVTNVVMMGMGEPLANYEPVVNSMELMMDDNAYGLSKRRVTLSTSGMVPQLKRLIDDIDVALAISLHAPNDPLRDELVPINKKYPIKDLMSGIHHYLERSNAARKVTIEYVMLKGINDSLEHAKQLALLLKDTPCKINLIPFNPFPQSNYQTSSRQSIDLFSDFLIKKGYLVVTRRTRGDDIDAACGQLAGKILDKTKRQTRRDEHKISHQRFKQEIEVELHN, encoded by the coding sequence ATGAGTAATCAAGCGGTTAGTGAAAAAACTAATCTACTCAACCTGACGCGCGGTGGAATGGTCGAGTTCTTTAAAGAGCTTGGTGAAAAGCCATTTCGCGCCACTCAGGTGTTGAAGTGGATCCATCAATTCGGAGTCGAAGACTTCGATCAAATGACCAATATTAGCAAGGCCTGTCGTGCTAAACTCAAACAAGTGGCGGAAATTAAAGGCCCCGAAGTGCTGGATGTGCAGGAGTCTGCCGATGGCACTGTGAAATGGGCGCTGCATATTCCTGGCGGCCAAGCCATCGAAACGGTCTTTATTCCCGAACGCCACCGCGGCACCTTATGCGTTTCTTCGCAAGTGGGCTGTGCTTTAGAGTGCAGCTTCTGCTCGACGGGTTATCAAGGCTTTAATCGTAACCTCTCTACCGCTGAAATTATTGGCCAAGTCTGGCTGGCGGCGCGCTATCTTAATGGTAAGCATAAGTCAGATGACCGAGCGGTCACCAATGTAGTGATGATGGGGATGGGTGAGCCATTGGCTAATTATGAGCCGGTGGTCAATTCGATGGAATTAATGATGGACGACAATGCTTATGGATTGTCAAAGCGCCGCGTGACCTTGAGTACCTCAGGTATGGTGCCACAATTAAAGCGTCTGATTGATGATATTGATGTGGCTTTGGCGATTTCATTGCACGCGCCCAATGATCCTTTGCGCGATGAATTGGTGCCGATCAATAAAAAGTATCCGATTAAAGATTTGATGTCTGGGATCCATCATTATCTGGAGCGTTCCAATGCCGCGCGTAAGGTAACCATTGAATATGTAATGCTCAAAGGTATTAATGACAGTCTTGAACATGCCAAACAGTTGGCACTTTTATTGAAGGATACTCCCTGTAAGATTAACTTGATTCCATTTAACCCTTTTCCGCAGTCGAATTATCAGACTTCGAGTCGACAAAGCATTGATTTATTTAGTGATTTTTTAATCAAGAAAGGGTATCTTGTGGTTACCAGACGGACTCGTGGCGACGATATTGATGCTGCTTGTGGTCAATTAGCGGGTAAAATCCTTGATAAAACCAAGCGTCAAACGCGACGCGATGAACATAAAATTTCGCACCAACGATTCAAACAAGAAATCGAGGTGGAATTACATAATTAG